A single region of the Streptomyces sp. ITFR-16 genome encodes:
- a CDS encoding threonine/serine exporter family protein, whose protein sequence is MAEPGGPEDQKPQSDEARSAFSQPAGVGRPAGVPEEDHPTSEFALPTGVTPEPPSPGAGTGAPGSGSGSDSMSSAFVPPRTYSAQDSPPAFTPAHGIPMIRLTEEAPWQDRMRTMLRMPVADRPAPEMVQRHDDDSGPAVPRVLDLTLRIGELLLAGGEGAEDVEAAMFAVTRSYGLDRCEPTVTFTLLSISHQPSLVDDPVTASRTVRRRGTDYTRLAAVFRLIDDITTEEAEISLEEAYRRLAEIRRNRHPYPGWVLTLAAGGLAGAASVLVGGGFLVFLIAALGAMLGDRLAWLCAGRGLPEFYQFVAAAMPPAAMGVALTLTHWSDVRPSAVITGGLFALLPGRALVAGVQDGLTGYYITAAARLLEVMYFFIGIVAGVLLVLYGGLQLGAELNPEARLITHNRPVIQILASMVLSLAFAILLQQERSTVLAVTLNGGVAWVIYGAMARTGHISPVAATAVAAGLVGLFGQLFSRYRYTSSLPFITAAIGPLLPGSATYFGLLGIAQNELDRGLASLSTAVATAGAIAIGVNLGSEISRLFMRVPGAVGGANRRAAKRTRGF, encoded by the coding sequence GTGGCGGAACCGGGCGGTCCCGAAGACCAGAAGCCCCAGTCCGACGAGGCGCGCAGCGCCTTCTCCCAGCCCGCCGGTGTGGGCAGGCCGGCCGGTGTGCCGGAGGAGGACCACCCGACGTCGGAATTCGCCCTGCCGACCGGTGTGACGCCCGAGCCGCCGTCTCCGGGGGCCGGGACCGGGGCGCCCGGTTCCGGTTCCGGTTCCGACTCGATGAGCTCCGCCTTCGTCCCGCCGCGCACCTACAGCGCCCAGGACTCCCCGCCCGCGTTCACGCCCGCGCACGGCATCCCGATGATCCGGCTGACCGAGGAAGCCCCCTGGCAGGACCGGATGCGCACGATGCTGCGGATGCCGGTCGCCGACCGTCCCGCGCCGGAGATGGTCCAGCGGCACGACGACGACTCGGGCCCGGCCGTGCCCCGCGTGCTCGACCTGACCCTGCGTATCGGGGAACTGCTGCTGGCCGGCGGCGAGGGCGCCGAGGACGTCGAGGCGGCCATGTTCGCGGTGACCCGCAGCTACGGTCTCGACCGCTGCGAGCCGACGGTCACCTTCACGCTGCTGTCGATCTCGCACCAGCCGTCGCTGGTCGACGACCCGGTGACGGCGAGCCGTACCGTACGCCGCCGGGGCACCGACTACACCCGGCTGGCGGCGGTCTTCCGGCTCATCGACGACATCACCACCGAAGAGGCCGAGATCTCCCTGGAGGAGGCCTACCGGCGCCTCGCGGAGATCCGCCGCAACCGGCACCCGTACCCCGGCTGGGTGCTCACGCTGGCCGCCGGAGGGCTGGCGGGCGCCGCATCGGTGCTGGTCGGCGGCGGGTTCCTGGTGTTCCTGATCGCGGCGCTCGGCGCGATGCTCGGGGACCGGCTGGCCTGGCTGTGCGCCGGGCGCGGGCTCCCGGAGTTCTACCAGTTCGTCGCCGCGGCGATGCCGCCCGCCGCGATGGGGGTGGCGCTCACGCTCACCCACTGGTCCGACGTACGGCCTTCGGCGGTCATCACCGGTGGGCTGTTCGCGCTGCTGCCGGGGCGGGCCCTGGTGGCGGGCGTGCAGGACGGTCTGACCGGCTACTACATCACCGCGGCGGCCCGGCTGCTGGAGGTCATGTACTTCTTCATCGGCATCGTCGCCGGTGTGCTGCTGGTGCTGTACGGGGGCCTGCAGCTGGGGGCCGAGCTGAACCCGGAGGCACGGCTCATCACGCACAACCGGCCGGTGATCCAGATCCTGGCGTCGATGGTGCTGAGCCTGGCTTTCGCGATCCTGCTCCAGCAGGAGCGGTCCACGGTGCTGGCGGTGACCCTCAACGGCGGGGTGGCCTGGGTGATCTACGGGGCGATGGCCCGGACCGGCCATATCTCGCCGGTGGCGGCCACGGCGGTGGCCGCCGGGCTGGTCGGGCTGTTCGGGCAGTTGTTCTCGCGCTACCGCTACACCTCCTCGCTGCCGTTCATCACGGCCGCGATCGGCCCGCTGCTGCCCGGTTCCGCCACGTACTTCGGTCTGCTGGGCATCGCGCAGAACGAGCTGGACCGGGGGCTCGCCTCGCTGTCGACCGCGGTGGCGACGGCGGGGGCCATCGCCATCGGGGTGAATCTGGGGAGCGAGATCTCCCGGCTGTTCATGCGGGTGCCGGGCGCGGTCGGCGGCGCGAACCGCCGCGCGGCCAAGCGGACGCGCGGCTTCTGA
- a CDS encoding PadR family transcriptional regulator — MSAIRLLVLGAVRRHGRAHGYQVRNDLEYWGAHEWSNAKPGSVYHALKQLAKQGLLLAHEVAPSTVGGPPRTEYEITERGTEEYLALLRASLTSYDQKMDVLSAGIGFIVDLERSEAVALLRERLTGLAAWRAAVTEHYVPQDGLGSIGHIGEIMNLWVHSADAGAEWTRGLIARIEGGAYVFAGEGDPFVGVLAEGEENPYATGVPNPGDTH; from the coding sequence ATGTCCGCGATCCGGCTGCTGGTCCTCGGAGCCGTACGCCGGCACGGCCGGGCCCACGGCTACCAGGTCCGCAACGACCTGGAGTACTGGGGCGCCCACGAGTGGTCCAACGCCAAGCCGGGCTCCGTCTACCACGCCCTGAAGCAGCTGGCCAAGCAGGGCCTGCTGCTCGCCCACGAGGTGGCGCCGAGCACGGTCGGCGGCCCGCCGCGCACCGAGTACGAGATCACCGAGCGGGGCACCGAGGAGTACCTCGCCCTGCTGCGCGCCTCGCTGACCTCGTACGACCAGAAGATGGACGTGCTGTCCGCGGGCATCGGCTTCATCGTCGACCTGGAGCGGTCCGAGGCGGTGGCCCTGCTCAGGGAGCGGCTGACCGGCCTGGCGGCCTGGCGCGCGGCCGTCACCGAGCACTACGTGCCGCAGGACGGGCTGGGGTCGATCGGCCACATCGGCGAGATCATGAATCTCTGGGTCCACTCGGCGGACGCCGGCGCGGAGTGGACGCGCGGGCTGATCGCGCGGATCGAGGGCGGGGCCTACGTCTTCGCGGGTGAGGGCGATCCGTTCGTCGGCGTGCTCGCCGAGGGCGAGGAGAATCCCTACGCGACCGGGGTGCCGAACCCCGGGGATACCCACTGA
- a CDS encoding DUF397 domain-containing protein: MHHVYNGMAATELRGVVWQKSRHSNSQGSCVEFAKLPDGDVAMRNSRHPDGPALVYTPAEIEALLLGVKDGEFDHLIAEGS; this comes from the coding sequence GTGCACCACGTGTACAACGGCATGGCGGCCACAGAGCTTCGCGGAGTCGTCTGGCAGAAGAGCAGACACAGCAACTCCCAGGGTTCCTGTGTGGAGTTCGCGAAACTGCCCGACGGGGATGTGGCGATGCGCAATTCGCGCCATCCCGACGGGCCGGCGCTGGTCTACACGCCGGCCGAGATAGAGGCGCTGCTCCTCGGCGTGAAGGACGGGGAGTTCGACCACCTCATAGCCGAGGGCTCATAG
- a CDS encoding ATP-binding protein, which yields MLEPLRQGLPPIDPSAVSGSATCTLPARYEAVGGARQFTRSTLNGWGLGERFDDVALVVSELVTNALRHALPADTPREPQDPPVRLHLMRWTSRLVCAVRDPSRTGPVASAAADSAESGRGLFLVESFSDCWGWHPSPVLSTENLSSAAPRGKVVWALFRLSDPM from the coding sequence ATGCTCGAGCCGTTACGGCAGGGGCTTCCCCCCATCGATCCCTCCGCCGTCTCCGGATCGGCGACCTGCACACTGCCCGCCCGCTACGAAGCCGTCGGCGGGGCACGGCAGTTCACCCGGTCGACCCTGAACGGCTGGGGTCTGGGCGAACGCTTCGACGATGTCGCGCTGGTCGTCTCCGAGCTGGTCACCAACGCCCTGCGGCACGCCCTGCCCGCCGACACCCCGCGCGAGCCCCAGGACCCGCCGGTGCGGCTGCATCTGATGCGCTGGACCTCGCGGCTGGTGTGCGCGGTACGCGATCCGAGCCGGACGGGACCCGTCGCCTCGGCGGCGGCCGACTCGGCGGAGTCGGGCCGGGGGCTGTTCCTGGTGGAGTCCTTCAGCGACTGCTGGGGGTGGCACCCCTCCCCCGTACTGAGTACGGAGAACCTGTCGTCCGCGGCGCCGCGCGGCAAGGTCGTCTGGGCGCTCTTCCGGCTGTCCGACCCGATGTGA
- a CDS encoding glutamate decarboxylase — MPLHKGSAHGTEPSDEMRRLALNPFFGEADPVTGMELAPPRHRMPDGPLPPSTAYGLVHDELMLDGNSRLNLATFVTTWMEPQAGVLMSECRDKNMIDKDEYPRTAELERRCVAMLADLWNAPDPSAAVGCSTTGSSEACMLAALALKRRWSKRNADRYPATARPNLVMGINVQVCWEKFCNFWEVEPRLVPMDGDRFHLDPQAAAGLCDENTIGVVGVLGSTFDGSYEPIAELCAALDALQEHTGLDIPVHVDGASGAMVAPFLDEDLVWDFRQPRVASINTSGHKYGLVYPGVGWALWRTPEDLPEELVFRVNYLGGDMPTFALNFSRPGAQVVAQYYTFLRLGREGYRAVQQASRDVAMGLAERIEALGDFKLLTRGDQLPVFALTTAPDVTAYDVFDVSQRLRGRGWLVPAYTFPANREDLSVLRIVCRNGFSSDLAELLLNDLKLLLPELRAQSEPLSRRHGAATSFHH; from the coding sequence ATGCCGCTCCACAAGGGCTCCGCGCACGGCACCGAACCGTCCGACGAGATGCGCAGGCTCGCGCTCAACCCGTTCTTCGGGGAGGCCGATCCGGTCACCGGGATGGAGCTGGCGCCGCCCCGGCACCGCATGCCCGACGGGCCGCTGCCGCCCTCTACCGCGTACGGCCTGGTCCATGACGAGCTGATGCTGGACGGCAACTCACGGCTCAACCTCGCCACCTTCGTCACCACCTGGATGGAACCCCAGGCCGGGGTGCTGATGAGCGAGTGCCGCGACAAGAACATGATCGACAAGGACGAGTACCCGCGCACCGCCGAGCTGGAGCGGCGCTGTGTGGCGATGCTGGCCGACCTCTGGAACGCGCCCGACCCCTCGGCGGCCGTGGGCTGTTCGACCACCGGGTCCAGCGAGGCCTGCATGCTGGCCGCGCTCGCCCTCAAGCGCCGCTGGTCCAAGCGGAACGCCGACCGCTATCCCGCGACCGCCCGGCCCAATCTGGTCATGGGCATCAACGTGCAGGTCTGCTGGGAGAAGTTCTGCAACTTCTGGGAGGTGGAGCCGCGCCTGGTCCCGATGGACGGCGACCGCTTCCACCTCGACCCGCAGGCCGCCGCCGGCCTCTGCGACGAGAACACCATCGGGGTCGTCGGCGTCCTCGGCTCCACCTTCGACGGCAGCTACGAGCCCATCGCCGAGCTCTGCGCCGCCCTGGACGCCCTCCAGGAGCACACCGGCCTGGACATCCCCGTCCATGTGGACGGGGCGTCCGGGGCGATGGTGGCGCCCTTCCTGGACGAGGACCTGGTCTGGGACTTCCGTCAGCCCCGGGTCGCCTCCATCAACACCTCCGGCCACAAGTACGGCCTGGTCTACCCGGGCGTCGGCTGGGCGCTGTGGCGCACCCCCGAGGACCTGCCGGAGGAGCTGGTCTTCCGGGTCAACTACCTGGGCGGCGACATGCCGACCTTCGCGCTGAACTTCTCCCGGCCCGGGGCGCAGGTCGTGGCGCAGTACTACACCTTCCTGCGCCTGGGCCGGGAGGGCTACCGGGCCGTCCAGCAGGCCTCCCGGGACGTGGCCATGGGGCTGGCCGAACGCATCGAGGCGCTGGGCGACTTCAAGCTCCTCACCCGGGGCGACCAACTGCCCGTCTTCGCGCTGACGACCGCGCCGGACGTGACGGCGTACGACGTCTTCGACGTCTCGCAGCGGCTGCGCGGACGCGGCTGGCTGGTGCCCGCGTACACCTTCCCCGCCAACCGGGAGGACCTGTCGGTGCTGCGGATCGTCTGCCGCAACGGCTTCTCGTCGGACCTGGCGGAGCTGCTGCTGAACGACCTGAAACTCCTGCTCCCCGAACTGCGCGCCCAGTCCGAGCCGCTGAGCCGGCGCCACGGCGCGGCGACCTCCTTCCACCACTAG
- a CDS encoding aldehyde dehydrogenase family protein, whose amino-acid sequence MSFFHELAAQYIDGEWRTGSGSWDIIDFNPFNGEKLAAITVATAGEVDRAYRAAERAQGEWESAGPYARRQVLERALRVTEELAGEIVEAIIDELGGTRSKALYEVGLAQEFLREAARQALHPEGRILPSAVDGKENRLYRTPVGVIGVIGPFNFPFLVTMKSVAPALALGNAVVVKPNQNTPVVGGGLFAKIFEEAGLPAGLLNVVVTDSAEIGDAFIEHPVPKVISFAGSDAVGRHIAATAGGLFKRTVLELGGNSALVVLEDADIDYAVDAAVFSRFVYQGQVCMAANRILVDRSVAAEFGEKFAARVAALRTGDPRESETQIGPVINTFHADALAALVDQALADGATAPVRGRTRGNLVEPTVLAGIPEGSPLLSQEIFGPVALLVTFDGEEDAVRIVNDSPYGLSGAVHTASAERGVRFAQRIRSGMFHVNDSTVQDDPGVAFGGEKSSGLGRLNGDAAVEAFTTQKWISVQHGRSVFPF is encoded by the coding sequence ATGTCCTTCTTCCACGAGCTGGCCGCCCAGTACATCGACGGTGAATGGCGTACGGGCAGCGGCTCCTGGGACATCATCGATTTCAATCCCTTCAACGGCGAGAAGCTCGCCGCGATCACCGTCGCCACCGCCGGCGAGGTCGACCGCGCCTACCGTGCCGCCGAGCGGGCCCAGGGCGAGTGGGAGTCCGCCGGTCCCTACGCGCGTCGACAGGTGCTGGAGCGGGCCCTGCGGGTCACCGAGGAGCTGGCCGGCGAGATCGTCGAGGCGATCATCGACGAGCTGGGCGGCACCCGGTCCAAGGCGCTCTACGAAGTGGGCCTGGCCCAGGAGTTCCTGCGCGAGGCGGCCCGGCAGGCGTTGCACCCGGAGGGCCGGATCCTGCCCTCGGCGGTGGACGGCAAGGAGAACCGCCTCTACCGGACGCCCGTCGGGGTCATCGGGGTCATCGGCCCGTTCAACTTCCCCTTCCTGGTGACGATGAAGTCGGTCGCGCCGGCCCTGGCGCTCGGCAACGCGGTCGTGGTCAAGCCCAACCAGAACACCCCGGTGGTGGGCGGCGGGCTGTTCGCGAAGATCTTCGAGGAAGCGGGGCTGCCGGCCGGCCTGCTCAACGTGGTCGTCACCGACAGCGCCGAGATAGGGGACGCGTTCATCGAGCACCCCGTGCCCAAGGTGATCTCCTTCGCCGGCTCGGACGCGGTCGGCCGCCACATCGCCGCGACGGCGGGCGGGCTCTTCAAGCGCACCGTGCTCGAACTCGGCGGCAACAGCGCCCTGGTGGTGCTGGAGGACGCGGACATCGACTACGCGGTCGACGCCGCCGTCTTCAGCCGCTTCGTCTACCAGGGCCAGGTCTGCATGGCCGCCAACCGGATCCTGGTGGACCGGTCGGTCGCGGCGGAGTTCGGCGAGAAGTTCGCCGCCCGGGTGGCCGCGCTGCGGACCGGCGACCCGCGCGAGAGCGAGACCCAGATCGGCCCGGTCATCAACACCTTCCACGCGGACGCGCTGGCCGCCCTGGTCGACCAGGCGCTCGCCGACGGCGCCACCGCCCCGGTCCGGGGCCGCACCCGGGGCAACCTCGTCGAGCCGACCGTGCTCGCGGGGATACCCGAGGGCTCTCCGCTGCTCTCCCAGGAGATCTTCGGCCCGGTCGCGCTGCTGGTCACCTTCGACGGCGAGGAGGACGCCGTACGGATCGTCAACGACAGCCCGTACGGACTCAGCGGCGCGGTGCACACGGCGAGTGCCGAGCGCGGCGTGCGGTTCGCCCAGCGGATACGCAGCGGGATGTTCCATGTCAACGACTCCACCGTCCAGGACGACCCGGGCGTCGCCTTCGGCGGCGAGAAGAGCTCCGGGCTGGGACGGCTGAACGGCGACGCCGCCGTGGAGGCGTTCACCACCCAGAAGTGGATCTCCGTGCAGCACGGCCGGAGCGTCTTCCCGTTCTGA
- a CDS encoding VTT domain-containing protein, with protein MNTLALGPSWLDPDHLIGQFGLIGVLVIVFAESGLLIGFFLPGDSLLFTTGLLVTTDKLDTPLWLVCVLVALAAIIGDQVGYLFGRKVGPSLFNRPDSRLFKQENVEKAHEFFEKYGPKSLILARFVPIVRTFTPIIAGVSRMNYRSFITFNIIGGVLWGVGVTLLGAALGNVEFVHKNIEAMLVLIVLISVVPIAIEFLRARSKAKKEAAAGGGAETSQDPAAGRRGRHAKR; from the coding sequence TTGAATACGCTTGCGCTCGGACCGAGCTGGCTGGACCCGGACCACCTCATCGGCCAGTTCGGGCTGATCGGCGTGCTGGTCATCGTCTTCGCCGAGTCCGGGCTGCTGATCGGCTTCTTCCTGCCCGGCGACTCGCTGCTGTTCACCACGGGTCTGCTGGTGACGACGGACAAGCTGGACACCCCGCTGTGGCTGGTCTGCGTCCTGGTCGCGCTGGCGGCGATCATCGGCGACCAGGTGGGCTATCTCTTCGGCCGCAAGGTCGGCCCCTCGCTGTTCAACCGGCCCGACTCCCGCCTCTTCAAGCAGGAGAACGTGGAGAAGGCCCATGAGTTCTTCGAGAAGTACGGGCCGAAGTCGCTGATCCTGGCCCGCTTCGTGCCCATCGTGCGCACGTTCACCCCGATCATCGCCGGGGTCAGCCGGATGAACTACCGCTCGTTCATCACGTTCAACATCATCGGCGGCGTGCTCTGGGGCGTCGGTGTGACGCTGCTCGGCGCGGCCCTCGGCAACGTCGAGTTCGTGCACAAGAACATCGAGGCGATGCTCGTCCTGATCGTGCTGATCTCGGTCGTGCCGATCGCCATCGAGTTCCTGCGCGCCCGGAGCAAGGCGAAGAAGGAAGCGGCCGCGGGCGGCGGCGCCGAGACCTCGCAGGACCCGGCTGCGGGCCGCCGGGGCCGGCACGCCAAGCGCTGA
- a CDS encoding inorganic diphosphatase — protein MEFDVVIEIPKGSRNKYEVDHETGRIRLDRRLFTSTSYPADYGFVENTLGEDGDPLDALVILEEPTFPGCLIKCRAIGMFRMTDEAGGDDKLLCVPASDPRVEHLRDIHHVSEFDRLEIQHFFEVYKDLEPGKSVEGADWVGRAEAEAEIENSYKRLEAQGGAH, from the coding sequence GTGGAGTTCGACGTCGTTATCGAGATCCCGAAGGGTTCGCGGAACAAGTACGAGGTGGATCACGAGACCGGCCGGATCCGCCTGGACCGTCGACTCTTCACCTCGACCAGCTACCCGGCCGACTACGGCTTCGTCGAGAACACCCTCGGCGAGGACGGCGACCCGCTGGACGCGCTGGTCATCCTGGAGGAGCCGACCTTCCCGGGCTGCCTCATCAAGTGCCGCGCCATCGGCATGTTCCGGATGACCGACGAGGCCGGCGGCGACGACAAGCTGCTGTGCGTCCCGGCCTCCGACCCCCGGGTGGAGCACCTGCGCGACATCCACCACGTGTCGGAGTTCGACCGCCTGGAGATCCAGCACTTCTTCGAGGTCTACAAGGACCTCGAGCCCGGCAAGTCCGTCGAGGGCGCCGACTGGGTCGGCCGCGCCGAGGCCGAGGCCGAGATCGAGAACTCCTACAAGCGCCTTGAGGCGCAGGGCGGCGCGCACTGA
- a CDS encoding YbjQ family protein yields MGIEDYGGGQAAQSDVLVVTTNDIPGYQVTQVIGEVFGLTVRSRHLGSQIGAGLKSMIGGELKGLTKTLVETRNQAMERLVEQAKARGANAVLMMRFDVTEAADVGTEVCAYGTAAVISRS; encoded by the coding sequence ATGGGCATTGAGGATTACGGCGGCGGCCAGGCGGCACAGTCCGACGTGCTGGTCGTCACCACGAACGACATCCCCGGCTACCAGGTGACGCAGGTCATCGGTGAGGTGTTCGGCCTCACGGTCAGATCCCGCCATCTCGGCAGCCAGATCGGTGCCGGGCTGAAGTCCATGATCGGCGGCGAGCTGAAGGGCCTGACGAAGACGCTCGTCGAGACCCGCAACCAGGCCATGGAGCGGCTGGTCGAGCAGGCGAAGGCGCGCGGCGCCAACGCGGTGCTGATGATGCGCTTCGACGTGACCGAGGCGGCGGACGTCGGCACGGAGGTCTGTGCGTACGGCACGGCCGCCGTGATCAGCAGGAGCTGA
- a CDS encoding helix-turn-helix transcriptional regulator: protein MGRVGPVAAGESSGSVVRRILLGSQLRRLRDSRGITREAAGYSIRASESKISRMELGRVSFKARDVEDLLTLYGVTDEAERDSLLGLAREANVAGWWHSYGDVLPGWFQTYVGLEGAASLIRIYEVQFVHGLLQTEEYAHAVVSRGMRGAPAAEIDRRVALRLERQKTLVSERAPRFHAVLDEAALRRPYGGREVMRAQLRHLIEMSEQPNITLQVMPFSFGGHAGESGSFTMLRFPESDLSDIVYLEQLTSALYLDKDEEVAQYEKAMERLHQESPGPEESRDLLRGLLQLS, encoded by the coding sequence ATGGGGAGGGTTGGACCAGTGGCGGCAGGCGAGTCGAGTGGATCCGTGGTGCGGCGCATCCTGCTGGGCTCGCAGCTCAGAAGACTGCGTGACTCGCGCGGCATCACGCGCGAGGCGGCCGGCTACTCCATCCGGGCCTCCGAATCGAAGATCAGCCGCATGGAGTTGGGACGGGTGAGCTTCAAGGCCAGGGACGTCGAGGATCTGCTCACGCTCTACGGCGTCACGGACGAGGCGGAGCGCGACTCCCTGCTCGGCCTGGCCCGTGAGGCCAACGTGGCGGGCTGGTGGCACAGTTACGGGGATGTACTGCCCGGCTGGTTCCAGACGTACGTCGGCCTGGAGGGTGCGGCCTCGCTCATCAGGATCTACGAGGTCCAGTTCGTGCACGGGCTGCTGCAGACCGAGGAGTACGCCCACGCGGTCGTCTCCCGGGGCATGCGCGGCGCACCGGCAGCCGAGATAGACCGCCGGGTCGCGCTGCGGCTGGAGCGGCAGAAGACCCTCGTCTCCGAACGGGCGCCCCGCTTCCACGCGGTGCTGGACGAGGCGGCGCTGCGCCGTCCGTACGGCGGACGCGAAGTGATGCGGGCGCAACTGCGGCATCTGATCGAAATGTCGGAACAGCCGAACATCACGCTCCAGGTGATGCCGTTCAGTTTCGGCGGGCACGCGGGCGAGAGCGGTTCCTTTACGATGCTGCGATTCCCGGAATCCGATCTGTCGGACATTGTCTATTTGGAGCAGCTGACAAGTGCGCTCTATCTGGACAAGGACGAAGAAGTCGCCCAGTACGAAAAGGCGATGGAGCGGCTCCACCAGGAGAGCCCGGGACCCGAGGAGAGCCGTGACCTGCTCCGTGGACTTCTTCAACTCTCCTGA
- a CDS encoding FUSC family protein — protein MSWLRALKLTARSGLTIERRRLEPLIALRGAAGLALVIGVGLALFGPVVAASSAFGAFQAAIATFQRSWRPRPVLALVSGVSLGLSTFIGYVAGPRLLLFMAVLVLWTFVAGLAWAAGPTGGIIAASNVAIMLVTITLPTSVAEAALHAAMITFGGVVQAALIVLLPVRRWGAQRDALADALAAEADYARRLRHDPVAHFDPVPLMLARSAASVTPRQARRRPAELHGSRGVAERIRPVLASLADPAMGVPAEGPERDRVRELLSAAAALLDAAARAIRNGDPVRLPAPAVAVLKTPDTGALLAGPPLRAADRLAALLSDVIEAAEGEGTKEERAGAEEAADALGAPRDGRTPAEHKRRPTLLRLVPVVLRSMRRELHHGSPILRHAVRLAAVAALGYLLGRVLPYGHGYWAPMAAVMVMRPEFSQTYARSVARFGGTVVGVFLATAIVQAAHPGTGLSAAFAVVCALLMYLLMRTGYAVGQACVAAYVVFLLGMAGDDWSQTVLERVVLTLVGGLLAMVSYAVYPAWETPRLRNRLGDWLKEDGRYAASVVDQYADPADRGHDDVRHALLATREARVAWQEAVATARHEPVRHRGLSHAAADDTQHALAQLGRVAMLMEAHLPEGGATPVPAAAPLAAALRRATEQGAKAVRERRVPDWTAVREALARWDEEERAAEEGGDPVVRNGADLLLEALEDFSRGLEDAPKSSRAPGGGDAGDPGG, from the coding sequence ATGAGCTGGCTCCGGGCGCTGAAGCTGACCGCCCGCTCGGGGCTGACGATCGAGCGGCGGCGCCTCGAACCGCTGATCGCGCTCCGGGGCGCGGCCGGACTGGCCCTGGTCATCGGGGTCGGCCTCGCGCTGTTCGGGCCGGTGGTCGCCGCCAGCTCGGCGTTCGGCGCGTTCCAGGCGGCGATCGCCACCTTCCAGCGCAGCTGGCGCCCCCGTCCCGTGCTCGCGCTGGTCTCCGGCGTGAGCCTCGGCCTGTCGACGTTCATCGGCTATGTCGCCGGCCCCCGTCTCCTGCTCTTCATGGCCGTGCTGGTGCTCTGGACCTTCGTCGCGGGGCTGGCCTGGGCGGCGGGCCCGACGGGCGGCATCATCGCCGCGTCCAACGTCGCGATCATGCTCGTCACCATCACCCTGCCCACCTCCGTCGCCGAGGCCGCCCTGCACGCCGCGATGATCACCTTCGGCGGGGTGGTCCAGGCGGCGCTGATCGTGCTCCTCCCGGTGCGCCGGTGGGGCGCCCAGCGCGACGCCCTGGCCGACGCGCTGGCCGCCGAGGCCGACTACGCCCGCCGGCTGCGCCACGACCCGGTCGCCCACTTCGACCCCGTCCCGCTGATGCTGGCCCGCAGCGCCGCCTCCGTCACCCCGCGCCAGGCCCGCCGCCGCCCGGCCGAACTGCACGGCTCACGCGGGGTCGCCGAACGGATCAGACCGGTGCTCGCCTCGCTGGCCGACCCGGCGATGGGGGTACCGGCCGAGGGCCCCGAGCGCGACCGGGTCCGCGAGCTGCTGTCCGCCGCCGCCGCGCTGCTCGACGCGGCGGCCCGCGCGATCCGCAACGGCGACCCGGTGCGGCTGCCCGCCCCCGCCGTCGCCGTGCTGAAGACCCCCGACACCGGGGCGCTGCTCGCGGGCCCGCCGCTGCGCGCCGCCGACCGGCTGGCGGCCCTGCTCTCCGACGTGATCGAGGCGGCCGAGGGCGAGGGCACCAAGGAGGAGCGGGCCGGGGCGGAAGAGGCTGCCGACGCCCTCGGCGCGCCCCGGGACGGGCGCACTCCCGCCGAGCACAAGCGTCGCCCCACCCTGCTGCGGCTGGTCCCGGTCGTGCTCAGGTCGATGCGCCGCGAACTGCACCACGGCTCCCCGATCCTGCGCCACGCCGTCCGGCTCGCCGCCGTCGCCGCGCTCGGCTATCTGCTGGGCCGGGTCCTGCCGTACGGGCACGGCTACTGGGCCCCGATGGCGGCCGTCATGGTGATGCGGCCGGAGTTCTCCCAGACGTACGCACGGTCCGTGGCCCGGTTCGGCGGCACCGTCGTCGGGGTCTTCCTCGCGACCGCGATCGTGCAGGCCGCGCACCCCGGCACCGGCCTCTCCGCCGCCTTCGCGGTGGTCTGCGCCCTGCTGATGTATCTGCTGATGCGCACCGGCTACGCGGTCGGCCAGGCGTGCGTCGCCGCGTACGTCGTCTTCCTGCTCGGCATGGCCGGCGACGACTGGTCGCAGACCGTGCTCGAACGCGTCGTCCTCACCCTGGTCGGCGGGCTGCTGGCGATGGTCTCGTACGCCGTCTATCCGGCCTGGGAGACCCCGAGACTGCGCAACCGGCTCGGTGACTGGCTGAAGGAGGACGGCCGTTACGCCGCCTCGGTCGTCGATCAGTACGCCGATCCGGCCGACCGGGGCCACGACGACGTCCGCCACGCCCTGCTCGCCACCCGCGAGGCCCGGGTCGCCTGGCAGGAGGCGGTCGCCACCGCCCGGCACGAACCGGTGCGCCACCGGGGCCTCTCGCACGCCGCCGCCGACGACACCCAGCACGCGCTGGCCCAGCTGGGCCGGGTCGCGATGCTGATGGAGGCCCACCTCCCGGAGGGCGGTGCCACCCCCGTACCGGCGGCCGCCCCCCTCGCCGCCGCGCTGCGCCGGGCCACCGAGCAGGGCGCGAAGGCGGTGCGGGAGCGGCGGGTGCCGGACTGGACGGCGGTCCGGGAGGCGCTGGCGCGGTGGGACGAGGAGGAGCGGGCGGCCGAGGAGGGCGGCGACCCGGTCGTGCGCAACGGGGCCGACCTCCTGCTGGAGGCACTGGAGGACTTCTCCCGGGGGCTGGAGGACGCCCCGAAGTCCTCCCGGGCGCCCGGTGGCGGCGACGCCGGTGACCCCGGGGGCTGA